Proteins from a genomic interval of Clostridium scatologenes:
- the cobC gene encoding alpha-ribazole phosphatase — MNRKIYLIRHGKIDMGNEKRYIGITDIPLNEEGVLQAKKIKNFFSNIHLEKAYLSPLTRCVETANIILEDRNVEKVFAKELIEINMGKWEGKTFNYIKNYFPEQFKERGRNIDSFTPEGGESFNDVRERVKQVLESIIKNTHGNILIIAHAGVNRVIISTILSLPLKRMFDIDQNYGCINEFSWDIENEKWKWRQLL; from the coding sequence ATGAATAGAAAAATTTATTTAATAAGACATGGAAAAATAGACATGGGGAATGAGAAAAGATATATTGGAATTACAGATATACCACTAAATGAAGAGGGAGTTCTACAAGCAAAAAAAATTAAAAATTTTTTTTCTAACATACATTTAGAAAAGGCATATTTGAGTCCATTAACAAGATGTGTTGAAACTGCAAATATAATTTTAGAAGATAGAAATGTTGAAAAAGTTTTTGCTAAAGAATTGATAGAAATAAACATGGGAAAATGGGAAGGAAAGACTTTTAATTATATAAAAAATTATTTTCCAGAGCAATTTAAAGAAAGAGGAAGAAATATAGATAGTTTTACGCCTGAAGGTGGAGAAAGTTTTAATGATGTTAGAGAAAGGGTTAAACAAGTTTTGGAATCCATTATAAAAAATACGCATGGAAACATACTTATAATTGCTCATGCAGGAGTGAACAGAGTAATAATAAGCACCATTTTATCATTGCCGTTAAAACGTATGTTTGATATAGACCAAAACTATGGATGCATAAATGAATTTTCTTGGGATATAGAAAATGAAAAATGGAAGTGGAGACAGTTATTATAG
- a CDS encoding DVU_1551 family NTP transferase: MKEDNFGAIIISAGYSSRMKGFKPLLKFGEYTAVENVVNTFKASGINNIIVVVGHRANEIIETLKNSEVKCIKNENYSEGMFSSIVTGVKALDSEINGFFMLPVDIPLVKSHTIRSLKNKYLECDKGIIYPSFNGELGHPPLINCKYNKAIINSNEEGGLKSILERYKEDSTDVPVFDQSILMDMDTKEDYEKLKEYFKFNSPTIEECYCILRLYGVPYNIIRHCEEVSKISLKILEKLSEIGCNFNKNVMTASALLHDLARNEKAHAEVGGKILKDLGYEHVGKIISTHMDIETHENSRITENEILYLADKLVKEDKYVELQERFSEYSIKFQCNPQALKKVKKRFNEAEKIQQKIEKLTGEKFYL, translated from the coding sequence ATGAAAGAAGATAATTTTGGAGCTATAATTATATCTGCAGGATATTCTTCTAGAATGAAGGGGTTTAAACCCCTTTTGAAATTTGGAGAATATACTGCAGTAGAAAATGTTGTTAATACTTTTAAAGCTTCAGGAATTAATAATATTATAGTAGTAGTAGGGCATAGAGCAAATGAAATAATAGAAACCTTAAAGAATTCAGAAGTTAAATGTATAAAAAATGAAAATTATTCAGAAGGCATGTTTTCTTCTATAGTAACAGGTGTAAAAGCTTTAGATAGTGAAATTAATGGATTTTTCATGCTTCCTGTGGATATACCACTTGTTAAATCACATACAATACGAAGTTTAAAAAATAAATATTTGGAATGTGACAAAGGAATTATATACCCTAGTTTTAATGGTGAATTAGGTCATCCACCTCTTATAAATTGTAAATATAATAAGGCAATAATAAATAGTAATGAAGAAGGTGGATTAAAGAGCATATTAGAAAGATATAAGGAAGATTCTACAGATGTTCCAGTTTTTGATCAAAGTATATTGATGGATATGGATACTAAAGAAGATTATGAAAAGTTAAAAGAATATTTTAAATTTAATTCACCAACTATAGAAGAATGTTATTGCATTTTAAGATTATATGGTGTACCTTATAATATAATAAGACATTGCGAAGAAGTATCGAAGATTTCTTTGAAAATTTTGGAAAAATTAAGCGAAATAGGATGTAATTTCAATAAAAATGTCATGACAGCTTCAGCGCTTTTACATGATCTAGCTAGAAATGAAAAAGCTCATGCTGAAGTAGGAGGAAAAATATTAAAAGATTTAGGTTATGAACATGTTGGAAAGATAATATCAACTCATATGGATATTGAAACACATGAAAATAGTCGAATTACGGAAAATGAAATATTATATTTAGCAGATAAACTCGTAAAAGAGGATAAATATGTAGAACTTCAAGAAAGGTTTTCTGAATATTCAATAAAGTTCCAATGTAATCCCCAAGCTTTAAAGAAAGTGAAAAAAAGGTTTAATGAAGCTGAAAAAATTCAACAAAAGATAGAAAAGCTAACAGGGGAAAAGTTTTATTTATGA
- a CDS encoding XdhC family aldehyde oxidoreductase maturation factor, whose product MKDIYESMIELLESKEDFVLATILEKHGSAPREEGAKMIIKRDFSIVGTIGGGIFEAMAIKLSSKVFQDGFSMVKSFSLTNEGAAALGAACGGNVKLLLEYVDYNDSKMVDIYKSAFQIKVKGDNFAVITKIPKEDTSVRKIDKWICGESSFYGEEDNTVQLICRRIREDFKNIAMKNVNLEGEQYLIEPILNNEIVYIIGAGHVSQKIAQITNMLDFKTVVIDDRDEFANRERFKTVEEVKVISSFENILQHIKVNNNSYIIIVTRGHAYDKDVLSQVLRTDAKYIGMIGSRKKREFVYNSLLNEGYTSEDLKKVYSPIGVSIFAQTPEEIAVSIVAELIKVKREPLNERR is encoded by the coding sequence ATGAAAGACATATATGAATCTATGATTGAGCTTTTAGAAAGTAAGGAAGATTTTGTATTAGCCACTATTTTAGAAAAACATGGATCTGCACCTAGAGAAGAAGGGGCAAAGATGATTATAAAAAGAGATTTTTCAATTGTAGGTACTATAGGTGGAGGTATATTTGAGGCTATGGCTATAAAATTATCTTCAAAGGTTTTTCAAGATGGATTTTCCATGGTTAAAAGTTTTTCGTTAACTAATGAAGGAGCTGCAGCATTAGGAGCAGCTTGTGGAGGAAATGTTAAACTGCTTTTAGAATATGTAGATTATAATGATAGTAAAATGGTGGATATATATAAAAGTGCATTTCAAATTAAAGTGAAGGGTGATAACTTTGCAGTTATAACTAAAATACCTAAAGAAGATACCAGTGTAAGGAAAATAGATAAATGGATTTGCGGTGAATCATCATTTTATGGAGAAGAAGATAACACAGTTCAGTTAATATGTAGGAGAATAAGAGAAGATTTTAAGAATATTGCTATGAAAAACGTTAATTTAGAAGGAGAACAGTATTTAATAGAACCTATTTTAAATAATGAAATTGTGTATATAATAGGGGCTGGACATGTATCACAAAAAATTGCACAGATAACTAACATGTTGGATTTCAAAACTGTTGTTATAGATGATAGAGATGAATTTGCAAATAGAGAAAGATTTAAAACTGTTGAAGAAGTAAAAGTAATTTCTTCATTTGAAAATATTCTACAACATATAAAAGTCAATAATAATAGTTATATTATAATAGTCACAAGAGGACACGCATATGATAAAGATGTATTATCACAGGTATTAAGAACTGATGCTAAATATATAGGGATGATAGGAAGTAGGAAAAAGAGAGAATTTGTTTATAATAGTCTTTTAAACGAAGGATATACTTCAGAGGATTTAAAAAAAGTGTATAGTCCTATAGGTGTTTCTATATTTGCTCAAACTCCTGAAGAAATAGCAGTAAGTATTGTCGCAGAATTAATTAAAGTTAAAAGAGAGCCGCTTAATGAAAGAAGATAA
- a CDS encoding DVU_1553 family AMP-dependent CoA ligase gives MKLTPLETWIVSETGIKEKTRADLEEYQLSKIKKVIKYVKKYSEFYSEYLKDIDEADIKSFKDFQKISFTLPEYIREFSNKFLCVPQREISRIVTLKTSGTSGEEKRIYFTENDLKLTVEFFKYGMRSLVNENDRVIVFLPGNSYGSIGDLLKKALNEINIGCYVYGMLSDLKDAAEFIKNKKITCIVGIPTQVLHFSRMESETFKNNIRKILLSTDYVPETLITEITSKFQCKVFTHYGMTEMGYGGGVECEALNGYHMRENDLYFEIVDPYKGEVVKDGEYGEIVFTTLTREGMPLIRYRTGDLARFNIDSCACGTFLKTMSRSLGRIENRFEVGDSEFIYMRDLDELILSYEEVINYKVYVQEENLICVYIAVKKEEDFYKIKQILEDSIKELVSANKGNLDVSIRYLKETAQVKNSMVKRKICDCRRDG, from the coding sequence ATGAAGCTGACACCACTTGAAACGTGGATAGTAAGTGAAACAGGGATAAAAGAAAAAACTAGAGCGGATCTAGAAGAATATCAGTTGAGTAAAATAAAGAAAGTTATAAAGTATGTAAAAAAATATAGTGAATTTTATAGTGAATATTTGAAAGATATTGATGAAGCTGATATAAAATCATTTAAAGATTTTCAAAAAATTTCTTTTACACTACCTGAATATATAAGAGAATTTTCTAATAAGTTTTTATGTGTACCTCAAAGAGAAATTTCTAGAATAGTTACATTAAAAACTTCAGGAACAAGTGGAGAAGAAAAAAGAATATATTTTACTGAAAATGATTTAAAGCTTACAGTTGAATTTTTTAAATATGGCATGAGATCTCTAGTAAATGAAAATGATAGAGTGATTGTTTTTTTACCTGGCAATAGTTATGGAAGTATAGGTGATTTGTTAAAAAAGGCTTTAAATGAAATAAATATAGGGTGTTATGTATATGGAATGCTCTCAGATTTAAAAGATGCTGCAGAGTTTATAAAAAATAAAAAAATAACTTGTATAGTTGGAATCCCAACACAAGTTCTTCATTTTTCAAGGATGGAAAGTGAAACCTTTAAAAATAATATAAGAAAAATTCTTTTAAGTACTGATTATGTACCAGAAACTTTGATAACAGAAATTACAAGTAAATTTCAATGCAAGGTTTTTACACATTATGGCATGACAGAAATGGGTTATGGCGGTGGAGTAGAGTGTGAAGCTCTAAATGGGTATCATATGAGAGAGAATGACTTGTATTTCGAAATAGTAGATCCTTATAAAGGTGAGGTAGTAAAAGATGGAGAATATGGGGAGATAGTATTTACTACACTTACAAGAGAAGGAATGCCTCTGATAAGATATAGAACTGGAGATCTGGCACGTTTTAATATAGATAGTTGTGCTTGTGGCACTTTTTTAAAAACTATGAGCAGATCTCTTGGGAGAATAGAAAATAGATTTGAAGTAGGAGATAGTGAATTTATATATATGAGAGACTTAGATGAACTAATTTTATCTTATGAAGAGGTAATAAATTATAAAGTCTATGTCCAAGAGGAAAATTTAATATGTGTATATATTGCTGTAAAAAAAGAAGAAGATTTTTATAAAATAAAACAGATACTTGAAGACAGTATAAAAGAACTTGTGTCAGCAAATAAAGGGAATTTAGATGTTTCTATAAGATACTTGAAAGAAACAGCTCAGGTTAAGAACAGTATGGTAAAGCGTAAAATATGTGATTGCAGGAGGGATGGGTGA
- the trsS gene encoding radical SAM (seleno)protein TrsS, translated as MKNVISRTESLCPICLKKIEAEKVLEGSKVYMEKHCSDHGSFKTILWKGSIPMESWIRNKERAYIKKPYTKVEKGCPFDCGLCSEHRQHTCTALIEITERCNLKCKFCFADSYKDKEKDISIEKIKFMYERVLEASGACNIQLSGGEPTLRDDLPEIIELGINLGFKFIQLNTNGIRMAQDEEYTKKLKESGLSSIFLQFDGTNNIIYKKLRGSELLDIKMKAIENCKKYDIGVVLVPTVVPEVNVDNIGEIINFALNNIPTVRGVHFQPVSYFGRVPAIPKDEERITLPEIIENIEKQTEGKVKLDSMKPPGCENALCSFHGNYIYKNKSELINVTNNKSSCCCTNEKAEEGAKKAKEFVSRNWSFRKASDSNVKIKSNKVSSWDEILYSIRNYSFSISGMAFQDVWNVDLERVKDCCIHVVNSEGKLIPFCMYNITDANGNYIYRNCKVNTEDAK; from the coding sequence ATGAAAAATGTAATTTCTAGAACAGAAAGTCTATGTCCCATTTGTTTAAAAAAAATAGAAGCAGAAAAGGTTTTAGAGGGTAGTAAAGTTTACATGGAAAAGCACTGTTCAGACCACGGTAGTTTTAAAACTATTTTGTGGAAGGGAAGTATTCCAATGGAAAGCTGGATTAGGAATAAAGAAAGAGCTTATATAAAAAAGCCTTATACTAAGGTTGAAAAGGGATGCCCTTTTGACTGTGGTCTTTGCAGTGAACATAGGCAGCATACTTGCACAGCTTTAATAGAGATAACTGAAAGATGTAATTTAAAATGCAAATTTTGTTTTGCAGATTCTTATAAAGATAAGGAAAAGGATATTTCTATAGAAAAAATAAAATTTATGTATGAAAGAGTATTAGAGGCTTCTGGTGCATGTAATATACAGTTGTCAGGAGGCGAACCTACACTAAGAGATGATTTGCCTGAAATAATAGAGCTAGGAATAAATTTAGGCTTTAAATTCATACAATTAAATACTAATGGCATACGTATGGCACAAGATGAGGAGTATACTAAGAAGTTAAAAGAATCGGGACTTAGTTCAATATTTTTGCAGTTTGATGGTACAAATAATATAATATATAAAAAATTAAGGGGATCAGAACTTTTAGATATAAAAATGAAGGCAATAGAAAACTGTAAAAAGTATGATATAGGTGTAGTATTGGTACCTACTGTAGTTCCTGAAGTAAATGTGGATAATATAGGAGAAATTATAAATTTTGCTTTGAACAATATACCTACAGTAAGAGGGGTGCATTTTCAACCTGTAAGTTATTTTGGGAGGGTACCAGCTATTCCTAAGGATGAAGAGAGGATTACACTTCCTGAAATTATAGAAAATATAGAAAAGCAGACAGAAGGTAAGGTTAAACTTGATAGCATGAAACCACCAGGTTGTGAAAATGCATTATGTTCTTTTCATGGTAATTATATATATAAAAATAAAAGTGAATTAATAAATGTTACAAATAATAAAAGCAGCTGCTGTTGTACAAATGAAAAAGCAGAAGAAGGCGCAAAAAAGGCAAAGGAGTTTGTCTCAAGAAACTGGTCTTTTAGAAAAGCATCTGATTCAAATGTAAAAATAAAATCTAATAAAGTAAGCAGCTGGGATGAAATATTGTATAGTATAAGAAATTATTCCTTTAGTATATCTGGTATGGCTTTTCAAGATGTGTGGAATGTAGATTTAGAAAGAGTTAAAGATTGTTGTATTCATGTAGTGAACAGTGAAGGGAAACTTATACCATTTTGTATGTATAATATTACAGATGCAAATGGAAATTACATTTACAGAAATTGCAAGGTTAATACGGAGGATGCAAAATGA
- a CDS encoding DVU_1555 family C-GCAxxG-C-C protein, whose protein sequence is MNDTAFRIYKLASSGFCCTQIMLKLALEDEEKENTDLIRALNGLCGGIGADNKTCGVLTGGIAVIGLYAGKGEATEYRKENFQAMLSEYIDWFEEEFESTECRDIIGIQKITDDNGNVSYPVKCGDILIKSYEKVQQIIFKYGYEFGDREDI, encoded by the coding sequence GTGAATGATACTGCTTTTCGTATATATAAATTGGCTTCCAGCGGCTTTTGCTGCACTCAAATAATGCTTAAATTAGCACTAGAGGATGAAGAAAAAGAAAATACAGATTTAATAAGAGCTCTAAATGGACTTTGTGGAGGAATAGGAGCTGATAACAAAACCTGTGGCGTTTTAACTGGAGGTATAGCTGTCATAGGACTTTATGCTGGAAAGGGAGAGGCTACAGAGTATCGTAAAGAAAATTTTCAAGCTATGTTAAGTGAATATATAGATTGGTTTGAAGAGGAATTTGAAAGTACAGAATGTAGGGACATAATAGGAATACAAAAAATAACTGATGACAATGGAAATGTAAGTTATCCTGTAAAATGTGGGGACATACTAATAAAAAGCTATGAAAAAGTTCAGCAGATAATATTTAAATATGGTTATGAATTTGGAGATCGTGAAGATATATGA
- the trsM gene encoding DVU_1556 family methyltransferase, whose amino-acid sequence MTNCCNAYESEHMRNITGATLRPGGFTLTDKAVEFCKFSSNDSVMDLGCGMGATLNHLYEKYNIKAVGIDPSEKLIDIGKKNYGYLNFVRGRGEEIPFENEKFNGVFAECTLSLMENLDGVISEVFRVLKIGGWFVSTDVYAKKPEFIDELQGISVNSCMRSLHNLKLLREKIEKAGFEIMLLEDCSDMLKALMVKTIFSYGSMSVFWNKAAQCSIDGKKFQSLLKNCKPGYFIMIARKVDECCE is encoded by the coding sequence ATGACAAATTGCTGTAATGCATATGAAAGTGAACATATGAGGAATATTACAGGTGCAACTTTAAGGCCTGGTGGATTTACGCTTACAGATAAAGCAGTAGAGTTTTGTAAATTTTCTTCAAATGATTCTGTAATGGATTTAGGATGTGGTATGGGGGCTACATTAAATCACCTTTATGAAAAATATAATATAAAGGCTGTAGGTATAGATCCTTCTGAAAAATTAATAGATATAGGGAAAAAAAATTATGGATATTTAAATTTTGTAAGAGGAAGAGGGGAAGAAATTCCTTTTGAAAATGAAAAGTTTAATGGAGTTTTTGCGGAATGTACACTTTCTCTTATGGAAAATTTAGATGGTGTCATAAGTGAAGTATTTAGGGTATTAAAAATTGGAGGATGGTTTGTTTCCACGGACGTGTATGCTAAAAAACCTGAATTCATAGATGAACTTCAGGGAATTTCAGTTAACAGCTGTATGAGAAGTTTGCATAATTTAAAATTGCTTAGAGAAAAGATAGAAAAAGCTGGCTTTGAAATAATGCTTTTAGAAGATTGCAGCGATATGTTAAAGGCACTCATGGTCAAAACTATATTTTCTTATGGTTCTATGAGTGTATTCTGGAATAAGGCTGCACAATGCTCTATAGATGGCAAAAAATTTCAAAGTTTGTTAAAAAATTGTAAACCGGGGTATTTTATAATGATAGCAAGAAAGGTGGATGAATGTTGTGAATGA
- a CDS encoding DVU_1557 family redox protein, whose protein sequence is MKINKDEKTPWICDKCNKELELKQVKVRYLGGNFEVELMQCPECKMVIIDENLALGKMLEVEKGLEDK, encoded by the coding sequence ATGAAGATTAATAAAGACGAAAAAACTCCATGGATTTGTGATAAGTGCAATAAGGAATTAGAACTTAAACAAGTAAAAGTTCGCTATCTTGGAGGAAATTTTGAAGTAGAGCTTATGCAGTGTCCTGAATGCAAAATGGTAATTATAGATGAAAATTTAGCTTTAGGAAAAATGCTTGAAGTTGAAAAGGGGCTGGAGGATAAATGA
- a CDS encoding pyridine nucleotide-disulfide oxidoreductase/dicluster-binding protein, whose translation MDLNKLLSKQDLCIEDRPSACVAACPLHMDVKNFIEEIEKSDFKKAYKIMAKKVPFIRIIGNICDHPCENACVRSKLGGSINIHELEKAVVKLGFSSNKRVIPIPKNGKKVAVVGAGISGITAAFDLDRKGYEVTVYEKSDKIGGRLWDFQGEQLSKEIIEEELKVVNKGNIKINLNHPVDPVEIEKILSMYDAVYIGTGSWEKALNIDMETFQVEDTPLFAGGRIANKNDSVIFSISSARRAVVSMDRYIQKISLTVSRENEGAYETSLRIKLDDIESVEAIKKTSLEYNEQEAIKEAGRCIKCQCKECVKVCTHLQKYDIKPKSYIRVINHNESIILGDHYANKMINSCTLCGLCKEACPSSLNVKDIIQETRESMVQREKMPVSAHDFALKDMEFSNSKYFSMVKSQPGYEKVKYMFYPGCQLPASSPEYIDKIYKYLMNNLEEGVGIMLGCCGAPADWAGRQDLMQKNIEAIREKWNSMEKPTFILACSSCCSIFEKYIPDISFISLWEVMQEKGIPTDNKEKENLVLNVHDACTARYNKKIQDSIRNIANSLGHKVEELKFSKEKTKCCGYGGLVYFANKEHAKEFAKDRIEEGDLDYLVYCSMCKDLFIDEGKKTFHILDLIYSDDLEKAASRKMPTLSSRHENRMLVKRKLLKEIWNEEVNDLAKDYNLKLTIPEDVQNQMENRLILIEDVEKAVDNAERNKERFFNPQNSHYLCRLRIINVTYWIEYEKNEAGILVKSVYSHRMEVVEE comes from the coding sequence ATGGATTTAAATAAATTATTGAGCAAGCAGGACTTATGTATTGAAGATAGACCTTCAGCTTGTGTAGCAGCTTGCCCCCTGCACATGGATGTAAAAAACTTTATAGAGGAAATAGAAAAATCAGATTTTAAAAAAGCTTATAAGATTATGGCAAAAAAGGTTCCTTTTATAAGAATAATAGGTAATATATGTGATCATCCTTGTGAAAATGCTTGTGTAAGAAGCAAATTAGGTGGATCTATAAATATACATGAACTTGAAAAAGCCGTAGTGAAACTAGGCTTTTCTTCTAATAAGAGAGTTATTCCAATTCCTAAGAATGGGAAAAAGGTTGCAGTAGTGGGTGCAGGTATAAGTGGTATTACAGCTGCTTTTGATTTAGATAGAAAAGGTTATGAAGTTACTGTATATGAAAAAAGTGATAAAATAGGCGGAAGGCTTTGGGATTTTCAAGGAGAACAACTTTCAAAAGAGATTATAGAAGAAGAGTTAAAGGTAGTAAATAAAGGAAATATAAAAATAAATTTAAATCATCCAGTAGATCCAGTAGAAATAGAGAAAATATTAAGTATGTATGATGCAGTTTATATAGGAACTGGTTCTTGGGAAAAAGCTTTAAACATAGATATGGAAACTTTTCAAGTAGAAGATACTCCTCTATTTGCAGGTGGTAGAATTGCCAATAAAAACGATTCAGTTATATTTTCTATAAGTTCTGCAAGAAGAGCTGTAGTATCTATGGATAGATATATACAAAAAATTTCTCTTACAGTATCAAGGGAAAATGAAGGTGCTTATGAAACATCCTTGAGAATTAAATTAGATGATATAGAAAGTGTAGAAGCAATTAAAAAAACTTCTTTAGAATATAACGAACAGGAAGCCATTAAAGAAGCAGGCAGATGTATAAAATGTCAATGTAAAGAGTGTGTAAAAGTTTGTACTCATTTGCAAAAATATGATATTAAGCCTAAAAGTTATATAAGGGTGATAAACCATAATGAATCTATAATATTAGGTGATCACTATGCCAACAAAATGATAAATTCCTGTACTCTTTGTGGACTTTGTAAGGAAGCCTGTCCTTCAAGCTTAAATGTAAAAGATATAATACAAGAAACTAGAGAAAGTATGGTGCAAAGGGAAAAAATGCCTGTATCTGCTCATGATTTTGCATTAAAGGATATGGAGTTTAGTAACAGCAAGTATTTTTCTATGGTAAAAAGCCAGCCTGGTTATGAAAAGGTAAAATATATGTTTTATCCAGGATGTCAACTTCCTGCTTCATCTCCAGAATACATTGATAAAATATATAAATATCTTATGAACAATTTAGAAGAAGGCGTTGGCATTATGTTAGGCTGCTGCGGTGCACCGGCTGATTGGGCAGGAAGACAGGATTTAATGCAAAAAAATATAGAAGCCATAAGAGAAAAATGGAACAGCATGGAAAAACCAACTTTTATTTTGGCTTGCTCCAGCTGTTGTAGTATATTTGAAAAATATATACCGGATATAAGTTTTATTTCTTTATGGGAAGTTATGCAGGAAAAAGGAATTCCAACTGATAATAAAGAAAAAGAAAATTTGGTATTAAATGTTCACGATGCATGTACTGCTAGATATAATAAAAAAATTCAAGATAGCATAAGAAATATAGCAAATTCCTTAGGACACAAAGTAGAAGAGTTAAAATTTTCAAAGGAAAAGACTAAATGCTGTGGCTATGGAGGACTTGTATACTTTGCTAATAAAGAACATGCTAAAGAGTTTGCTAAAGATAGAATAGAAGAGGGAGATTTAGATTACTTAGTTTATTGTTCTATGTGTAAGGATTTATTTATAGATGAAGGTAAGAAAACTTTTCATATTTTAGATTTAATTTATAGTGATGATCTGGAAAAAGCTGCTTCAAGAAAAATGCCAACTCTTTCGAGCAGACATGAAAATAGAATGCTTGTTAAAAGAAAGCTGTTAAAAGAAATATGGAATGAAGAAGTAAATGATTTAGCAAAAGACTATAATTTAAAATTGACTATACCTGAAGATGTGCAAAATCAAATGGAAAATAGATTGATTTTGATTGAGGATGTAGAAAAAGCAGTGGATAATGCTGAAAGAAATAAAGAAAGATTTTTTAATCCACAAAATTCACATTATTTATGTAGACTTAGAATTATTAATGTGACTTATTGGATAGAATATGAAAAGAATGAAGCTGGAATTTTGGTTAAAAGTGTTTATAGTCACAGAATGGAAGTAGTGGAGGAATAA